A genomic segment from Vagococcus zengguangii encodes:
- a CDS encoding L,D-transpeptidase family protein: MKKKGILLSLLGLLIVLATVGYFVKASFYQDRFLPKTTINNLDVSGLTAAEADRKLTNKADEKKFIITDKEKPWKEMSVSTLGVEYNFKKEATVLLGKQNKNTWLLSHLKEHDYTIESNAINEEVLTSALNELSQEITQINETRTPSVNAAIAQTENGFEITPEVHGDAINVDKFINELKDDLAQGKHTIEIEKFVDKPTVTKDDKHLKKELEHIENITKQTVTYHINGETINVPSETIASWVLYDSQTKEATLDQTAVQNYLTGLANQYNTSTQPTDFKSTKRGVVSVPAGSYSWSIAVQTEAANLTADLLANQSVDRSPAYQGSASPSGPLVNNTYIEVDLTNQHMWYYKDGKVVLETDIVSGKPKTPTPPGVFYVWNKELNATLKGTNDDGSKYESPVDYWMPIDWTGVGIHDSDWQPEYGGDLWKTRGSHGCVNTPPNIMKQLFEKVEVGTPVLVF, encoded by the coding sequence ATGAAGAAAAAAGGAATTTTACTCTCATTGTTAGGGCTCCTAATTGTTTTAGCTACGGTGGGTTATTTTGTTAAAGCATCTTTCTATCAAGATCGCTTCTTACCAAAGACAACCATTAACAACTTAGATGTAAGTGGATTAACAGCGGCTGAAGCTGATCGAAAGTTAACAAACAAAGCCGATGAGAAAAAATTTATTATTACCGACAAAGAAAAACCTTGGAAAGAAATGTCAGTTTCAACTTTAGGCGTTGAATATAACTTTAAAAAAGAAGCAACCGTATTACTTGGCAAGCAAAATAAAAACACGTGGTTACTAAGTCACCTTAAGGAACATGACTATACCATTGAAAGCAACGCTATCAACGAAGAGGTCTTAACAAGTGCCTTAAACGAATTAAGCCAAGAGATCACTCAAATCAACGAAACGCGTACCCCTTCAGTGAATGCAGCCATTGCACAAACAGAAAATGGTTTTGAAATCACACCTGAAGTTCATGGTGACGCCATTAACGTTGATAAATTTATTAACGAATTAAAAGACGATTTAGCTCAAGGAAAACATACGATTGAAATTGAAAAATTCGTGGATAAGCCAACCGTCACTAAAGATGATAAACACTTAAAAAAAGAGTTAGAACATATTGAAAACATCACAAAACAAACGGTCACTTACCATATCAACGGTGAAACCATAAATGTTCCATCCGAGACAATTGCCTCTTGGGTACTTTATGATAGTCAAACGAAAGAAGCAACGTTAGACCAAACGGCGGTTCAAAATTATTTAACCGGGCTAGCCAATCAATATAACACAAGTACACAACCAACAGACTTCAAAAGTACGAAACGCGGAGTTGTCAGTGTACCTGCAGGAAGCTATAGTTGGTCTATAGCTGTTCAAACAGAAGCGGCTAATTTAACCGCTGACTTGTTGGCTAACCAAAGCGTAGACCGTTCACCAGCTTATCAAGGAAGCGCCTCTCCAAGTGGGCCCCTTGTAAACAACACTTATATTGAAGTAGATTTAACGAACCAACATATGTGGTACTATAAAGATGGAAAAGTTGTTTTAGAAACAGACATTGTCTCTGGAAAACCTAAAACACCTACACCACCTGGCGTCTTCTATGTTTGGAACAAAGAACTTAACGCTACCTTAAAAGGCACTAACGATGATGGTTCTAAATACGAGTCTCCGGTTGATTACTGGATGCCAATTGATTGGACTGGCGTGGGAATCCACGATTCTGACTGGCAACCAGAATACGGTGGTGATTTATGGAAAACACGTGGCTCACACGGCTGTGTCAACACACCACCTAACATTATGAAACAATTATTCGAAAAAGTTGAAGTTGGGACACCTGTCTTAGTCTTCTAA
- the mfd gene encoding transcription-repair coupling factor → MALLEKVLASTKINQWLEGTNESGNQLLVGLTNSAKTLAMASLYQAKGNKTVIVVPNIYQMGVILEDLRHLFPDEVLYSFPIDEVTSAEMSIVSPEVMAEKIQALSFLASNRSGVLVVPTAGFRRYLPAKDTWLAYEQTISVGQELDLTALTEKLVLMGYRREGMITKPGEFSLRGSIIDIYPLTNANPYRIDLFDTEIDSLRTFDVETQRSLENVDSFLLTPATDVVVTKEELAVASEKLRKKVAKQAAVMSDPDDKGLFMAYFDDLASEWSQGHPTESIRQWLEVVYPEKITLLDYLEIDDQLIFDDYARILEVEKELVVEEAEWQAMKLQEVRMLTDISFGQDIRKLIKQERISQSFLSLFQKGMGRMKFKAVTSFECRAMQQFFGQMPLLKEEVANWHKKKETVIILASDEEKSQKLLEMMEDYDIPVVVQHHGEIIEGQTQIRLGALQNGFEWIDEKLVIVTEKELLKTVKRKRARRQTISNAERLRSYNELKVGDYVVHVNHGIGKYVGMETLVSGGVHQDYISILYQNNDKLFIPVTQLDLIQKYVASESKSPKINKLGGNEWTKTKKKVAGKVEDIADDLIKLYAAREAEKGFAFSPDDSLQKEFEDAFPYSETEDQLRSIQEIKKDMEKAKPMDRLLVGDVGYGKTEVAIRAAFKAIRDNKQVAVLVPTTVLAQQHYETMVDRFRDFPVCVGLLSRFRSKKQQEETIEQLKKGQLDIVVGTHRVLSSDIEFQDLGLLVIDEEQRFGVKHKERLKQLRKQVDVLTLTATPIPRTLHMSMLGVRDLSVIETPPSNRYPVQTYVMEENFGAIRDGIEREMARGGQVFYLHNRVDTIEQKVGELQALVPDARIAHAHGQMSEVQLENVLMDFIDGAYDVLVTTTIIETGIDIPNANTLFVENADHMGLSQLYQLRGRVGRSNRVAYAYFMHAPQKILSEVGEKRLQAIKDFTELGSGFKIAMRDLSIRGAGNLLGAQQHGFIDTVGFDLYSQMLEEAVARKQGKEASEYKTSVEIDLELNAYLPETYISDERQKIEIYKRVRQLESREMYDELEGDLIDRFGEFPDEVVYLLTVGRIKMDGDRALIDSIRKSGQRLTIRLSKVGSKTYMVEDLFKALSATTLKSDMGQDGDVMVITLTVPNQMLEEVWLKELAKFVEALRKQRLTKEASA, encoded by the coding sequence ATGGCTTTATTAGAAAAAGTATTAGCATCAACTAAAATAAATCAGTGGCTTGAAGGAACAAACGAATCTGGCAATCAGCTGTTAGTGGGTTTGACCAATTCAGCTAAAACGCTAGCGATGGCTAGTTTGTATCAGGCTAAAGGCAATAAAACGGTAATTGTCGTACCTAACATTTATCAAATGGGCGTGATATTAGAAGATTTACGTCATTTATTTCCTGACGAAGTATTATATAGTTTTCCAATAGATGAGGTGACGTCGGCCGAGATGAGTATTGTCTCACCAGAAGTCATGGCAGAAAAAATTCAGGCGTTGTCTTTTTTAGCGAGCAATCGTTCAGGGGTATTGGTTGTCCCAACAGCTGGTTTTCGTCGTTATTTGCCTGCTAAAGACACTTGGTTAGCTTACGAGCAAACCATTAGTGTGGGGCAAGAGCTTGATTTGACGGCTTTAACAGAAAAATTAGTTTTAATGGGTTATCGTCGTGAAGGGATGATCACCAAACCAGGTGAGTTTAGCTTGCGCGGTAGTATTATTGATATTTATCCGTTGACCAACGCCAATCCTTATCGAATTGATTTGTTTGATACAGAAATCGATTCTTTACGAACGTTTGATGTTGAGACCCAACGTTCACTTGAGAATGTGGATAGTTTCTTATTAACCCCTGCAACGGATGTCGTGGTGACAAAAGAAGAATTAGCAGTTGCTTCAGAAAAATTACGTAAGAAAGTCGCAAAACAAGCGGCTGTCATGAGTGATCCTGACGATAAAGGGTTATTTATGGCTTATTTTGACGATTTAGCAAGTGAGTGGAGTCAGGGTCATCCAACCGAATCGATTCGCCAATGGTTAGAAGTAGTTTATCCAGAAAAAATCACCTTACTTGATTATTTAGAGATAGACGACCAGTTAATCTTTGATGATTACGCGCGTATTTTAGAAGTCGAAAAAGAATTGGTAGTGGAAGAAGCCGAGTGGCAGGCGATGAAACTACAAGAAGTCCGCATGTTAACGGATATTTCGTTTGGACAAGATATTCGCAAGTTAATCAAACAAGAACGCATCTCGCAATCATTTTTATCGTTGTTCCAAAAAGGCATGGGCCGCATGAAGTTTAAAGCTGTCACAAGTTTCGAGTGCCGCGCCATGCAACAATTTTTCGGTCAAATGCCGCTTTTAAAAGAAGAAGTTGCGAATTGGCATAAGAAAAAAGAAACAGTAATTATTTTGGCATCTGATGAAGAGAAGAGCCAAAAACTGCTAGAGATGATGGAAGATTATGATATTCCGGTTGTCGTGCAACATCACGGTGAAATCATCGAAGGGCAAACCCAAATTCGTCTGGGAGCATTACAAAATGGTTTTGAGTGGATTGATGAAAAACTAGTAATCGTCACGGAAAAAGAATTACTAAAAACCGTTAAGCGTAAACGCGCACGTCGTCAAACGATTTCGAATGCCGAACGTTTACGTAGCTATAATGAATTAAAAGTTGGCGACTACGTGGTACACGTTAACCACGGAATTGGTAAATATGTCGGTATGGAAACCTTGGTCAGCGGAGGTGTTCATCAAGACTACATCTCGATTTTGTATCAAAACAATGACAAATTATTCATTCCAGTTACTCAACTTGATTTGATTCAAAAATACGTCGCTTCTGAATCGAAGTCCCCTAAGATTAACAAATTAGGCGGTAACGAATGGACGAAGACTAAGAAAAAAGTTGCCGGCAAAGTCGAAGATATTGCTGATGACTTAATTAAACTTTACGCAGCGCGTGAGGCAGAAAAAGGTTTTGCTTTTTCCCCAGACGATAGTTTGCAAAAAGAATTTGAAGATGCTTTCCCCTATTCTGAAACAGAAGATCAATTGCGTAGTATTCAAGAAATTAAAAAAGATATGGAAAAGGCTAAACCAATGGATCGTCTATTAGTAGGTGATGTGGGATATGGTAAAACAGAAGTTGCTATTCGTGCAGCGTTTAAAGCTATTCGCGATAATAAACAAGTGGCGGTTCTCGTACCAACGACGGTTTTAGCACAACAACATTATGAAACGATGGTCGATCGTTTCCGTGATTTCCCTGTTTGTGTCGGCTTATTGAGTCGTTTTAGAAGTAAGAAACAACAAGAAGAAACGATTGAACAATTGAAAAAAGGCCAGTTAGATATCGTGGTCGGTACCCATCGTGTGTTATCGAGCGATATTGAATTTCAAGATTTAGGTCTGCTTGTGATTGATGAAGAACAACGTTTTGGAGTGAAACACAAAGAACGTCTAAAACAATTGCGTAAACAAGTTGACGTCTTAACTTTAACGGCGACCCCAATTCCAAGAACGTTACACATGTCAATGCTTGGGGTGCGTGATTTGTCGGTTATTGAAACCCCGCCTTCAAACCGTTATCCGGTTCAAACTTACGTCATGGAAGAAAACTTCGGGGCGATTCGTGACGGAATTGAACGAGAGATGGCACGTGGCGGACAAGTTTTCTATCTACACAACCGTGTCGATACCATCGAACAAAAAGTTGGGGAACTACAAGCGTTAGTGCCGGATGCTAGAATTGCGCATGCGCATGGGCAAATGTCGGAAGTGCAATTAGAAAACGTCTTAATGGACTTTATCGATGGTGCGTATGATGTCTTAGTGACAACGACGATTATCGAAACGGGCATTGATATTCCTAACGCTAATACGCTATTTGTTGAAAATGCTGACCATATGGGCTTATCGCAACTGTATCAATTACGAGGACGTGTTGGTCGTAGTAATCGTGTTGCCTATGCGTACTTTATGCATGCCCCGCAAAAAATATTGAGTGAAGTCGGCGAGAAGCGCCTGCAAGCCATTAAAGATTTTACCGAATTAGGTTCTGGCTTTAAAATCGCGATGCGCGATTTATCCATTCGTGGAGCGGGTAATTTATTGGGCGCGCAACAACACGGCTTTATCGACACAGTCGGTTTTGATTTGTACTCACAAATGTTAGAAGAAGCAGTCGCTCGCAAACAAGGCAAAGAAGCTTCAGAATATAAAACGTCTGTTGAAATTGATTTGGAATTAAACGCTTATTTACCGGAAACTTATATTAGCGATGAACGTCAAAAAATTGAGATATACAAACGAGTCCGTCAATTAGAAAGTCGTGAAATGTATGATGAATTAGAGGGCGATTTAATTGACCGATTCGGTGAGTTTCCTGATGAAGTCGTTTATTTATTAACGGTCGGGCGCATTAAGATGGACGGCGATCGTGCGCTAATTGATTCTATTCGAAAATCTGGCCAACGTTTGACGATTCGTTTAAGCAAAGTCGGTTCGAAAACATATATGGTGGAAGATTTGTTTAAAGCCTTAAGCGCTACTACCTTGAAATCAGACATGGGACAAGATGGTGACGTGATGGTCATTACATTAACGGTTCCTAATCAAATGTTAGAAGAAGTTTGGCTGAAAGAACTAGCAAAATTTGTTGAAGCGTTACGTAAACAACGTTTGACCAAAGAAGCGTCAGCTTAG
- a CDS encoding helix-turn-helix domain-containing protein → MRKLLDNSTRRRLELLEYLNNASKWVSSNELAINLDASLRTINSDIQYLRENWHEYVTLETSKKNGIRLTTPPNSHIQLIYQEIIRNSDNFLLLEKMFFCPTKNLDDWENDLYSSYSSLYRTSQLIDEVMQKHGLELKKAPFHVSNKNEVSARYFFINYFNEIYFVRDWPFDIDRELVNSLSIDIAEEFFGVTYQEIDDLMLVYISYIIAVSLTRQSQGFWVDYKDFQPSLEKYLPVVVGKKGQLQTLAERLNLTYNEALIKDIALSIYLFRKDIISDKQWEHISTGIDEFIDQLEEVLHVHPSDNDRYLIRRTFKAIYLHHQTYPHREDVLFNRYTYSAKLIMDNYPGYSSYLKFGLKQLEEKTDFPWYTQYYDHMIYWLMIKWHNLAILIDQKKRKANVLVVNDHGKDHTLFLANLLQHNFANKAVITPYTGIMLSKESLKILNWDDYDVIVSNFYIPDIPEEKLVLVNSYPSNQEWAKIRYAINTAHQLALELLHSIFSLNDDPSESSGAISSTKESANG, encoded by the coding sequence ATGAGAAAATTATTAGATAATTCCACGCGACGTCGTCTAGAATTACTTGAATATTTAAATAACGCATCTAAGTGGGTCAGCTCAAATGAACTGGCAATTAATTTAGATGCATCTTTGCGAACCATTAACAGTGATATTCAATATTTAAGAGAAAACTGGCATGAATACGTCACTTTAGAAACATCTAAGAAGAATGGTATCCGCTTAACAACACCACCTAACAGCCATATTCAATTAATTTATCAAGAAATTATCAGAAATTCTGATAACTTTTTACTTTTAGAAAAAATGTTTTTTTGCCCAACAAAAAACTTAGATGATTGGGAAAATGACCTCTACTCTAGTTATTCCTCTCTTTATCGCACAAGTCAATTAATAGATGAAGTCATGCAAAAACACGGATTGGAATTGAAAAAAGCACCATTCCACGTCTCCAATAAAAATGAAGTAAGTGCCCGTTACTTCTTTATCAATTATTTTAATGAAATTTACTTTGTACGCGATTGGCCCTTTGATATCGATCGTGAGTTAGTTAATTCACTATCTATTGATATTGCGGAAGAATTTTTCGGTGTCACTTATCAAGAAATAGATGACTTGATGCTTGTTTATATCAGTTATATCATCGCTGTGAGCTTGACACGACAATCACAGGGTTTTTGGGTAGATTACAAAGATTTTCAACCATCGTTAGAAAAATACTTACCTGTTGTTGTTGGAAAAAAAGGACAACTTCAAACCTTAGCCGAGCGATTAAACCTAACTTATAATGAGGCATTAATTAAAGATATAGCATTAAGTATCTATCTTTTCCGTAAAGACATCATTTCCGATAAACAGTGGGAACATATTTCAACCGGGATTGACGAATTTATTGATCAGCTAGAAGAAGTGTTACATGTCCATCCATCTGATAACGATCGCTATTTAATTAGACGCACTTTCAAGGCTATTTATTTACATCATCAAACCTACCCACATCGAGAAGACGTCTTATTTAATCGTTATACATACAGTGCTAAATTAATTATGGATAATTATCCTGGCTACTCAAGCTACTTGAAATTCGGTTTAAAACAGCTAGAAGAGAAAACTGATTTCCCATGGTACACTCAATATTATGATCATATGATTTATTGGTTAATGATTAAATGGCATAACTTAGCTATTCTAATCGATCAAAAAAAACGTAAAGCAAACGTCCTTGTAGTGAATGACCACGGCAAAGACCACACGCTTTTTTTAGCAAATTTATTACAGCATAATTTTGCTAACAAAGCCGTTATCACGCCTTATACTGGTATTATGTTATCAAAAGAGAGTCTCAAGATTCTTAATTGGGACGATTATGATGTCATCGTTTCAAATTTCTATATACCAGATATTCCAGAAGAAAAACTCGTCTTGGTAAATTCTTATCCAAGCAATCAAGAGTGGGCTAAAATACGTTATGCAATAAACACTGCCCACCAACTGGCTTTAGAATTACTTCATAGTATTTTCAGTTTGAATGATGACCCAAGCGAATCAAGTGGTGCCATTTCTTCTACCAAGGAGTCAGCAAATGGATAG
- the pth gene encoding aminoacyl-tRNA hydrolase, whose product MKIIVGLGNPGKKYAPTKHNIGFITLDELASREKVSFNKYQFEGEIAELFINGEKILLVKPQTFMNESGRCIRPLMDYYQLTVEDVVVIYDDMDLPVGKIRLREKGSAGGHNGIKSLIQHLGTQNFKRIKIGVNRPYPGQDVVSHVLSPFPKGTHEEMLLAVKTAADACEDWIQHDDFVGTMNRYNGKI is encoded by the coding sequence ATGAAAATAATCGTCGGATTGGGCAACCCGGGGAAAAAGTATGCCCCAACTAAACATAATATCGGGTTTATAACCTTAGATGAGCTAGCTAGCCGAGAAAAAGTCAGCTTTAATAAATATCAATTTGAAGGCGAGATTGCCGAATTGTTCATTAATGGTGAAAAGATTCTGTTAGTTAAGCCGCAAACATTTATGAATGAGTCTGGACGCTGTATCCGTCCGTTAATGGATTACTATCAATTAACGGTTGAGGATGTTGTAGTTATTTATGATGATATGGATTTACCAGTGGGGAAAATCCGTTTACGTGAAAAAGGCAGTGCTGGTGGACATAACGGGATTAAGAGCTTGATTCAACATTTAGGCACGCAAAATTTTAAACGCATTAAAATTGGCGTGAATCGACCGTATCCCGGTCAAGATGTGGTAAGCCACGTTTTAAGTCCGTTCCCGAAAGGAACGCATGAAGAGATGCTACTGGCAGTGAAAACAGCAGCCGATGCGTGTGAAGATTGGATACAACATGATGATTTTGTGGGAACGATGAACCGCTACAACGGCAAAATTTAG
- a CDS encoding GGDEF domain-containing protein — MDRIESIISSITVNISIIFSSILIMYFNILKRIVNHQPIDLKHFNKMQMTRSTRISSGFIFGISCYLLSINGIQIDAWQKVDTRYLLIYFVMYYASTLSGFVCGLAFMTIKSAVILLHGYPVMSVEFLNNLILTSCTLVIAYICTRNKTMTWRNNLIFLIILFIVRAILIYMYIPFIDNQSWSPNLISYYLITGGLFIIIYTLIKSTIRLINSIITYKLSSQIDNLTSLFNRSALVEHFDALTTRYSYSKEKTTDTLTICILDLDEFKEINDSHGHAIGDQLLAEFTDLMRNYFDTNYLYRFGGDEFVLMFVNGRLETNEVVQHVQKFVENVEQYLFLEKIKPLKLSISVGLVQEPITEEINLQTLLSQSDTALYSAKGNGRNQLVIYEEKKDETN; from the coding sequence ATGGATAGAATAGAATCAATTATCAGTAGTATTACCGTTAACATTTCGATTATTTTTAGTTCTATCTTAATTATGTACTTTAATATTCTTAAACGAATCGTTAATCATCAACCCATTGACTTGAAACACTTTAATAAAATGCAGATGACACGTTCAACTAGAATCTCTTCTGGCTTTATTTTCGGAATTTCTTGTTATTTATTATCAATCAACGGTATCCAAATTGATGCCTGGCAAAAGGTGGATACCCGCTATTTGTTAATTTATTTCGTCATGTATTACGCTTCAACTTTGTCTGGTTTTGTATGTGGGCTAGCTTTTATGACTATAAAATCGGCTGTTATTTTACTGCATGGTTATCCCGTCATGTCAGTAGAATTTTTAAACAACTTAATATTAACAAGTTGCACGTTAGTGATTGCTTATATTTGTACGCGCAATAAAACGATGACTTGGCGTAACAATCTAATTTTCTTGATTATTTTATTTATTGTACGCGCGATATTAATTTATATGTATATTCCCTTTATCGATAATCAGTCTTGGTCGCCAAATTTGATTTCATATTATTTGATTACAGGTGGACTCTTTATTATTATTTACACCTTAATTAAATCAACCATTCGGCTTATCAATTCTATTATTACCTATAAATTAAGCTCACAGATTGATAATTTAACGAGTTTATTTAACCGTTCGGCGTTAGTTGAACATTTTGATGCCTTAACAACCCGTTATAGTTATAGCAAAGAAAAGACGACAGACACGTTAACAATTTGCATATTGGATTTAGATGAATTTAAAGAAATCAATGATTCACATGGTCACGCAATCGGCGATCAACTACTTGCGGAATTTACCGATCTAATGCGGAATTATTTCGATACCAATTATTTATACCGCTTTGGTGGAGATGAATTCGTATTAATGTTCGTCAATGGTCGATTAGAAACAAATGAAGTCGTTCAACATGTTCAAAAATTTGTCGAGAATGTTGAGCAATATCTCTTCCTAGAAAAAATCAAACCACTAAAACTATCAATTTCTGTCGGCCTTGTACAAGAGCCTATAACAGAAGAAATAAACCTTCAAACATTACTATCTCAATCTGATACAGCACTCTATTCAGCTAAGGGTAATGGTAGAAATCAATTGGTAATTTATGAAGAAAAAAAGGATGAGACAAATTAA
- a CDS encoding zinc metallopeptidase: MWFDQTYFLIIIGALLSMAASSYVQSTFAKYSEIQNEKGLTGDDVARLILNDADIHDVQVRRMQGSLTDNYNPREKMLNLSESVGPSTSVAAIGVAAHECGHAIQDDVAFFPLNMRNFLAPVVNISANLSIPLILGGFFFSIGSLVNIGILCFGLVLLFQLVTLPVELDASNRAIKILRANGMLTEDELGIVKKVLTAAALTYIASALATFLQFYRLILLFGNRRDD, translated from the coding sequence ATGTGGTTTGATCAAACTTATTTTTTGATTATTATAGGAGCATTGTTATCAATGGCGGCGTCTAGCTATGTTCAGAGCACATTTGCTAAATATAGTGAGATTCAAAATGAAAAGGGATTAACGGGTGATGATGTTGCACGTTTAATCTTGAACGATGCTGATATTCATGATGTTCAAGTAAGGCGTATGCAGGGCTCGTTGACAGATAATTATAACCCACGTGAGAAGATGTTGAATTTATCAGAAAGTGTGGGTCCGTCAACATCAGTTGCTGCAATTGGTGTCGCTGCGCATGAATGTGGGCATGCCATCCAAGATGACGTGGCGTTTTTCCCATTGAATATGCGTAATTTTTTAGCGCCAGTTGTTAATATCAGTGCTAACCTTTCTATTCCGTTAATTTTGGGAGGCTTTTTCTTTTCGATAGGTTCTCTTGTTAATATTGGGATTTTATGTTTTGGTTTGGTGTTGTTATTTCAATTGGTGACGTTACCTGTGGAGCTAGATGCTTCTAATCGTGCAATAAAAATTTTGAGAGCGAATGGTATGTTGACAGAAGATGAGTTAGGAATTGTAAAAAAAGTGTTAACAGCGGCTGCTCTAACGTATATCGCCAGTGCACTAGCAACATTTTTACAGTTTTACCGTTTGATTTTGTTATTTGGTAATCGTCGAGATGATTAA
- a CDS encoding zinc ribbon domain-containing protein YjdM, which yields MIPNCPKCQSTYVYEDQFFFVCPECGHEFKEEDTVEEQVVVKDSNGNPIQTGDTVTVIKDLKVKGSSTAIKKGTTVKNIRVLENPVNGHDIDCKIDGFGAMQLKSEFVKKI from the coding sequence ATGATTCCAAATTGTCCAAAATGTCAATCAACTTATGTCTACGAAGATCAGTTTTTCTTTGTATGCCCGGAATGTGGCCATGAGTTCAAAGAAGAGGACACTGTTGAAGAGCAGGTTGTTGTAAAAGATTCAAATGGAAATCCTATCCAAACAGGCGATACCGTAACGGTTATTAAAGACTTAAAAGTCAAAGGTAGCTCAACAGCGATAAAAAAAGGTACAACGGTTAAAAACATCCGTGTCTTAGAAAATCCAGTTAATGGTCACGATATCGATTGTAAAATTGATGGATTCGGCGCGATGCAATTAAAATCAGAATTCGTTAAAAAAATCTAA